In the genome of Actinomycetota bacterium, the window ACTACCTCACCGACGCCGACCGCGAGTACCACGGGGCCACGGTCTTGCCCTGCGACGCCGGCTTCGAACGCATCTCCGCGGCGACCCGGCAGCCCCACACGGGGGTCGTGCCCCGCGCCACGATGCCCGGAGGACCGAGGCCCGGCCGAACGGCGGGCGGCGCGCCTCACGCCGCCTCGGCCTCCGCGCCTGAGGCCGCCGCCCCCCGACCTCGCTGCCCGGCCCGGGGGTGGCGCACCTCGGTGCCGTCGGCCCGCAGGACGCGGGGCAGCCCGTCGACCATCGTGATCTCCAGCGCCCCGGCGTGCACCCGCCGGTGATGGTGGCGGCACAGCAGGGCGAGGTTGGCCAGGTCGGTGGAGCCCCCCTTGTCCCACCATCGCACGTGGTGGGCGTCGCACCACGCCGGGGGCCGGTCGCACCCGGGGACGGCGCAGCCCCCGTCACGGGCCCACAGGGCCCGGCGTTGGCCGGCCGAGGCCGTGCGCACCGAGCGGCCCAGCTCCAGCGGGACGCCTTCGGCGCTCATGACCAGGCGGGCCACTTCGCTGTCGCACAACCACGTGGCCGCCAGCTCGGGGGGCACCACCGAGCCACCGGTCGTCTCGAAGTGCTCGTCCCCCGCGGGCCCGGGCCGGACCACGACCGTGAACGAGGGCTGGCGGCGCGACCCCTCGCCGGCGGCCATGGCCTGCTCGACCAGCTCGGCCAGGGCCCGGGCCCGCCGGGCGGCCGGGGCCTGGTCGGCCAGGGGGTCGGTGGGGTCGGCCTCGTGCGCCCGCCGGTCGCGGTGGAACAGCTCGTCGGTCTTCGACCTGACGGCCTCGGCCAGGGCCGCCCCCGTC includes:
- a CDS encoding DUF222 domain-containing protein: MFDYHDVMAGLETTAGGGELTALGEAIAAVATVRLDDLGPAELRSLVLGLEAARTRLEAVALAAIEVFDRNGDWAADGAYSTANWLQAHTGAARAVVGSRARLARHLATMPLTAEALAAAEITEPHARVLARGAHPRTRELFAEHEAHLVESARRLSADDLAKVMDRWLAFADPDGAEPRRERPDELHLSETLDGRVVGRFSFGRETGAALAEAVRSKTDELFHRDRRAHEADPTDPLADQAPAARRARALAELVEQAMAAGEGSRRQPSFTVVVRPGPAGDEHFETTGGSVVPPELAATWLCDSEVARLVMSAEGVPLELGRSVRTASAGQRRALWARDGGCAVPGCDRPPAWCDAHHVRWWDKGGSTDLANLALLCRHHHRRVHAGALEITMVDGLPRVLRADGTEVRHPRAGQRGRGAAASGAEAEAA